In Microbulbifer sp. THAF38, the sequence TATCTACAAGCGGATAAATCCCTTGGTGATCCAGAGTTGCGCCATTGGAATGTCTCAATCGGCCACGCTATTTCCACAGATCTGATTCATTGGAGTCCAGTACAAGACGCCATAAAACCCTCCCCTTATCAGGAGGGTGATCCCAACGAGGCTGCAGATTCCTATACCACCTGGACCGGCTGTGTACACAAGGAAGACGACACCTGGTATATGTTTTATACAGGCACCAAACGTTCGGAAAAAGGGCTTATTCAGCGAGTCTGCCTGGCCACCTCCAAGGATCTTTTAAACTGGCAAAAACACCCGGAAAATCCGCTAGTAGAATTGGACCCCAGGTATTATGACGGCCTGAATCTGGATTACTGGCATGATGCCTCTTGGCGCGACCCCTGGATAATTAAAGATCCCAGTAAGCCTGTTTATCATATGTATGTCACCGCCCGCTGTAATCAAGGCAGTCCCGACGGGCGTGGCGCTGTGGGCTATGCCAGCTCCACCGATCTCATTCATTGGAAGGTTGGAGAACCTATACTGGCGCCGGGCTGGTATGGTGAAATGGAAGTCCCTCAAATTGAGAAAATCCATGGGCGCTACTATCTTTTCTGCTCGGTCTCCAGCAAATTCCACAGCCAAGCTCACCGTGACTCTATGAGTGGAACACCTCTTACCGGTACCAAATACTTTGTCTCCGACTCCCTAAATGGCCCCTATAAAGTTATTGGCGATGGCTTCCTCGACGCTGACGAACAGGGCAGTCTGTATTCCGGCCGGGTGATACAGGGGCCAGACCAACACTGGTACCTGCTCGCTTTTAATCGCGACGATGCACAGGGCAATTTCATCGGCGGGGTATGTAACCCCAAAAAGATCGAATTCCTTGAGGACGGACAGTTAAAACTGGCATAACAGCCGTAAAGTTGTTCACAGTAATTCAGGAAGCATTGGCATGGAAACATTGATGTCGCCCCTAAAATATCTATTAGGGCCTGAAGACTCACTTTTGCGCTATGGGAATTACACAAATGAGAATTTCCCATAGCTTCGCGATTTAATAGATATTTGTCCCTCTAGAGTACAGATTCAGCTCTCTTCAATCCCGTCGACATCTACAAGCAAAGCTTACTTATAGACTCCCCTGACTCATCTCCCCTTCAGTGAAAATTAACTCTCACTGATTGATTTAGTTATTTTTCTTTCTTATAGAACCTTCTTTTACTCACAATATTGTTGCCCATATTAAATCACAGTGGTTTAATAAATAAAAAATGGCCGTGCAGCCAAGTCTAACAAGCAGACAGTAGAGCCCAAGCCAATGGGCCGCCAGAGAAAACTAATAACCATAAGAGATGATTGAGGAGAGCGTCGTGAAGGCAGAGGACTTTCAAACCGAATGCAAGCAGGCCAGGGGCTTTAAACCGAGTTCAATCGCCCTGGCGGTAGCAGTGGCATCCAGTATCAGTGCACCGACAATTGCCCAAGAACAGCCGGAGATTGAAGAAGTCATCATTACCGCTACGGCACGCCCCGTAACGAAAATGGAATCCAGCATCTCCGTTAGCGCCCTAGATACCGAAGAACTGTCTAACTACGCTCCCCGCTCAACCGCTGAAGTTTTCCGCAGCCTGCCTGGTATACGTGCCGAGTCATCCGGTGGTGGTGGCAATGCCAATATCACGGTCAGGGGAATCCCACTGGCCACTGGTGGCTCAAAATATATGCAGATCCACGAAGATGGGCTGCCGGTGCTCGAATATGGCGATATCAATTTCGGCAATACCGACAACTTTATTCGAGCCGATTCTTCCCTATCCCGAATTGAAAGTGTACGCGGCGGCTCCGCTTCCACCTTTGCCAGCAACTCCCCTGGCGGTGTGATCAATATGATCAGCAAGACCGGAGAAGAGGAAGGCGGAAATATAGACCTGTCCTTTGGTGCAGATTACGATGAAACCCGCCTGAACTTCGGCTACGGGCACCACCTCAGCGATACCCTGCGTTTTTATGTAGGCGGCTTCCTGCGCGAGGGGGAAGGTGTTCGTGAAACCGGCTTTAATGGCGATTCCGGTGGCCAATTAAAGGCCAATCTCACCAAAGATTTTGACAACGGTTATGTGCGCCTTTACTACAAACACCTGGACGATCGGGTGACCACTTACCTACCCGGCCCGGTAATCTATAAAGGCAATGGAGAGTTCGGCACTGTAGCCAACTTCGATGCCAGCAGCCAAACACTACACTCTGATAACTACCGCAACCTCTCCACTTTTGATGCCTATGGCAATCCTGTAAATCGAGACCTGAGCGACGGTATTGAATCCCTGGTAGAAGCCTATGGATTTGAGAGTCAATTTGAATTTGAGAATGGCTGGACCATTACTGACAAATTTAGGATTTCCGATGTAAGCGGCAGCTTTATCTCCCCCTTTACTGACACCTTTGGCGATTACGGGCCACAATCCGCACAGAGCATGGCAGACCAGATCTGTGTTAACGCCATTAGCGGGAATGGCTCCGCCGTTGACTGCAGCGCAGGAACCTCTGTGACTTACGCCAATGGTGGAGAGGTCGATGAATTAGCCTATCTGAACTTATTGTTCGATACAGAAATCCATGATTTGGGATTGATCGTCAACGATTTCAAAGTCGACAAGCTCATTAATGACAATATTGTTGTTTCCGCAGGCTTTTACTATTCCAAACAAAATATCAAAACAAGCTGGAATAGTTGGAATGCCTTAATCCAAACCGTAGATGGTAGTGACTCCCAGAATCTAACCATCACAGCGAATGCCAACGGGGATTTGTTAGTAGATGATGGCCTCTGGTCGGCAAGCTTCCTGTCCTATGCATGGGATCTGGAATACGAAACCTACGCTCCTTATATGAACGTGTCTTTCGATGTTGGGGACTTCACCTTTGATATCAGTGCCCGCCACGATATGGTCAATGCAGAAGGTTCTCTGGTTTCCAGTTGCTGTGGCGGCGATACCGATTACGATATTAACGGAGACGGCATTATCAGCGATGTGGAGGATGCCAGTGCATCGGATGCCTTCGGGTTTACCGGTGGCGTTATCACCATGGCCAACGGTAATACTCAGCTGGTCGACTACGATGCAGATAACACCTCTTTCTCCCTGGGGGGCAATTATGCAATTAACGACAGTATGGCAATATTTGCCCGCTACAGCGAAGGTGGCCGCGCAATTGCCGACCGCCTGTTGCAAATTAACGGCGCCTTGAATAGTGATGGCAGCCTCAGCAACACCACCGATGGCTTTGATTCTGTTGACCAGCTGGAGATCGGTTACAAGTTTACCGCTGGTGATTTCGATATTTTTGCCACCTATTTCAATACCATCACCGAAGAAACCAATGCGGAAATCACCAGCGGCCTAACTTTCATACGCGAGTATGAAGCACAAGGTATAGAGCTGGAAGGCTCCTATATTTATGGCGACTTTTCACTTAACGGCAACCTAACCTGGACCGATGCCGAAATCAGCAAAGATGCCAACAACCCATCGGTAGTCGGCAATACTCCCCGCCGTCAGGCAGATATTATTTACACCATCACCCCACAATATAATTGGGGTGACAGCCTTACCTTCGGTGCCAGCCTGCAGGGCTCCTCTGAGTACTACGTTTCAGATTCCAACCAGCTGAAACAAGATGGTTATGTCTTGGTAAATCTGTTCGGCTCTTATTATGTCACTGAGGATCTCACCGTCTCCTTTAATGTAAACAACCTTACTGATGAATTTGTTGTAACTGAGGTTGAAGAGTCTTACGCAGAGGCGGGAGATATTGTTCGCGGCAGGGCCATCAGCGGCCGCTCCACCAGTGTCAGCTTCAATTACGCTTTTTGATCGTTGTCCTCCCTACTCCAGTAAGTCGTTTGCAGCCCGTTTAGGCTTCTTGCAAACACCGGGTGTCCAGCCTCCCCGTTGGCACCCGGTCTTTTTCGTTAACGAAAAACTTACTGCAGTCACTCCTCCTATGGAGTAGCCTGTTAAAATAAACCGACCAAGTATCTCTATAAATAGAATACCCAGCCAGTGGAGCAAATTAGGATGGAAGTGCAAGGCAAAGCAGTAAATACCTTGCTTGGAGGCATAGAGGCCGGCGGCACAAAATTTAATTGTGTAATCGCCGCAAATCCCGATGATGTCTGGGAGAGGGCCAGCTTCCCAACCACCACCCCGGAAGAAACCCTCGGTCAGGTCATTGAATTTTTTCAGGCCGGCGCCCAGCGCCACGGCCCCATTTCCGCACTGGGTATCGCAAGCTTCGGCCCGGTAGATTTGAATCCTCAATCGAGCCAGTACGGGTATATCACTAACACCCCAAAAAGCGGATGGTCCAATACCAACCTGGCCGGCCAATTGCGGGTGGCCCTTTCTATTCCTGTGGCCTTCGACACTGATGTTAATGGTGCGGCACTGGGAGAGCACCTGTGCGGCGCCGCTGTGGGTGTAAAGAATTTTGTCTACGTCACCATCGGCACCGGTATCGGTGCCGGAGTAATGGTAGATGGCAGGCTGGTTAACGGCGCCATGCATCCAGAAATCGGCCATATGTTGATGCCACAGGATCGACGAAAAGACCCCTACCCAGGCCACTGCCCATTCCATGGCAATTGTCTGGAAGGCCTCGCCTGCGGCCCCGCTATTGAAGACCGCTGGGGCCTGCGCGGCCAGAGTATGGACAGTGACCATCCAGCCTGGGATCTACAGGCGGAATACATAGCCATTATGTGCGTGAACCTGACCAGCTGCTACTCGCCAGAGCGAATCATCCTCGGTGGCGGCGTTATGGAACAAGCGCACCTGTTTACACGTATTCACGACAAGTTTCTCGATCTGGCGGGTGGTTATTTTCCCCAGGTATCCCGGGACAATATCCGCTCCTTTATAGTCCCACCAAAACTCGCCGGCCGCTCCGGAGAGGTGGGCTCCCTGCGTATGGCCCAGGCACTTTGCTCCAGCTGTTAGACAACCGAATCCTCCCTCACAGGATGTGGAAGCGCCAGGGGAGTATTTCTGGCGCCACTCCACCCGTCAAACTGCGCCCTACAACTCCCTTTCCAACTTATATACTCATCTTTGCGACTGTTGGCACAGCGCAAGGTAGCTAGTCTCATATCCGATCTGATAGGCTTGTCAGTCTTGACCGCCTTAGGACGCGGCTGAGCACACTTAAGCGTGGCTCATTAAGGGATAAAGATGAAAATAATTAAAATATTGTTTATAGGCTTAATGGTTTTGGCCACTCAGTGTGTGCAAGCCGGCACCGCTGAACCCACAACATTTACCCGCCAGGGCATTCTCTCTTACAACTTTCATTCCGACTTATTAGGACGTGGATTTGTAATTGACGTGCTACTGCCGCTCTCCTTTAACCCCGAAGACAATACCCGCTATCCGGTCATTTATATGACCGACGGGTATATGAACTTCCCTATGGTGGCACCGAACCTGATCCACGAACAGGTACCCGATGAGCAAGGCAATACCAAGCTACCGCCAGTGATTTTGGTGGGTATCTCACACCCTCTAGACAGTTCTAACTTCACCTTACGTTTAACGGATTTTACTCCAGTACCTGGAGAGATTAGGGGGAATACTCTGGGTGGTGGCGCCAACCAATTTCTGGCGTTTTTGGAGAACGAGCTCAAGCCTTTTATCAATAATTCTTTCAAGGGAGATGAAAGTGACGAAACACTGGCCGGCCACTCCCTCGGCGGGCTCTTAGCCCTGCACGCCCTCTTCAATCACACCGATAGCTTCGACCGCTATGTGGTCGGCAGCCCCAGCATCTGGTGGGCCGATAAGCAAATTCTAGAAAGTGAACTCGCTTACGCTGAACGCCAAACTGACTTACCGAAAAGCGTGTATATGTTTATTGGTGGGGAGGAAATCTGCTTAGAGGAAGGAGAGGTTTGCGGCGTTCAAGACTTTAGGGACCTAGCCCAGCGGCTCAAGTCCCGAAATTACGAAAGTTTGACTTTACGTAAGCGAGTCATTAAAGGTGAAAACCACGATACCGTAGTTAATCCTGGTTACGATAAAGGGATAGAACAGGTTTTTAAAAGCAAAGTGTTACCACGAAAGTATTCGTTTTAATCGAACTTTCCGGCCCTAGAGCAGAGAAACGCTACAGGGCCCGGACACTACTCGCCTGACTTGCTATCCATTACTCATACG encodes:
- a CDS encoding glycosyl hydrolase family 32, which translates into the protein MAFNLADKWVWDFWFAVDGNQYHMFYLQADKSLGDPELRHWNVSIGHAISTDLIHWSPVQDAIKPSPYQEGDPNEAADSYTTWTGCVHKEDDTWYMFYTGTKRSEKGLIQRVCLATSKDLLNWQKHPENPLVELDPRYYDGLNLDYWHDASWRDPWIIKDPSKPVYHMYVTARCNQGSPDGRGAVGYASSTDLIHWKVGEPILAPGWYGEMEVPQIEKIHGRYYLFCSVSSKFHSQAHRDSMSGTPLTGTKYFVSDSLNGPYKVIGDGFLDADEQGSLYSGRVIQGPDQHWYLLAFNRDDAQGNFIGGVCNPKKIEFLEDGQLKLA
- a CDS encoding TonB-dependent receptor — translated: MKAEDFQTECKQARGFKPSSIALAVAVASSISAPTIAQEQPEIEEVIITATARPVTKMESSISVSALDTEELSNYAPRSTAEVFRSLPGIRAESSGGGGNANITVRGIPLATGGSKYMQIHEDGLPVLEYGDINFGNTDNFIRADSSLSRIESVRGGSASTFASNSPGGVINMISKTGEEEGGNIDLSFGADYDETRLNFGYGHHLSDTLRFYVGGFLREGEGVRETGFNGDSGGQLKANLTKDFDNGYVRLYYKHLDDRVTTYLPGPVIYKGNGEFGTVANFDASSQTLHSDNYRNLSTFDAYGNPVNRDLSDGIESLVEAYGFESQFEFENGWTITDKFRISDVSGSFISPFTDTFGDYGPQSAQSMADQICVNAISGNGSAVDCSAGTSVTYANGGEVDELAYLNLLFDTEIHDLGLIVNDFKVDKLINDNIVVSAGFYYSKQNIKTSWNSWNALIQTVDGSDSQNLTITANANGDLLVDDGLWSASFLSYAWDLEYETYAPYMNVSFDVGDFTFDISARHDMVNAEGSLVSSCCGGDTDYDINGDGIISDVEDASASDAFGFTGGVITMANGNTQLVDYDADNTSFSLGGNYAINDSMAIFARYSEGGRAIADRLLQINGALNSDGSLSNTTDGFDSVDQLEIGYKFTAGDFDIFATYFNTITEETNAEITSGLTFIREYEAQGIELEGSYIYGDFSLNGNLTWTDAEISKDANNPSVVGNTPRRQADIIYTITPQYNWGDSLTFGASLQGSSEYYVSDSNQLKQDGYVLVNLFGSYYVTEDLTVSFNVNNLTDEFVVTEVEESYAEAGDIVRGRAISGRSTSVSFNYAF
- a CDS encoding ROK family protein, whose protein sequence is MEVQGKAVNTLLGGIEAGGTKFNCVIAANPDDVWERASFPTTTPEETLGQVIEFFQAGAQRHGPISALGIASFGPVDLNPQSSQYGYITNTPKSGWSNTNLAGQLRVALSIPVAFDTDVNGAALGEHLCGAAVGVKNFVYVTIGTGIGAGVMVDGRLVNGAMHPEIGHMLMPQDRRKDPYPGHCPFHGNCLEGLACGPAIEDRWGLRGQSMDSDHPAWDLQAEYIAIMCVNLTSCYSPERIILGGGVMEQAHLFTRIHDKFLDLAGGYFPQVSRDNIRSFIVPPKLAGRSGEVGSLRMAQALCSSC
- a CDS encoding alpha/beta hydrolase; its protein translation is MKIIKILFIGLMVLATQCVQAGTAEPTTFTRQGILSYNFHSDLLGRGFVIDVLLPLSFNPEDNTRYPVIYMTDGYMNFPMVAPNLIHEQVPDEQGNTKLPPVILVGISHPLDSSNFTLRLTDFTPVPGEIRGNTLGGGANQFLAFLENELKPFINNSFKGDESDETLAGHSLGGLLALHALFNHTDSFDRYVVGSPSIWWADKQILESELAYAERQTDLPKSVYMFIGGEEICLEEGEVCGVQDFRDLAQRLKSRNYESLTLRKRVIKGENHDTVVNPGYDKGIEQVFKSKVLPRKYSF